ACCAATTTAGCAAAAAATAATAAAGAAGATTATTTGAAAAAAATCGAAGTAATAGAATTTGCCGTAAAATATGATGATGGTAAAGATGCAATGGGTATACTATTGGCCGATGTAGTTGTTATAGGGGTTTCTAGAACATCCAAAACTCCTTTATGCATGTATCTTGCTCATAAATACATAAAAGCTGCTAATTTACCCTTAGTGCCAGAAATTGAACCACCTCAAGAATTATTTGAAATCAACCCTAAAAAAATATTTGGGTTAACTATAGACCCTGAAGTTTTGGTAAAAATAAGGAAAGAGAGATTAAAATCTCTTGGCCTTGATGCTAATGCCATATACGCTACTGAAGAAAGAGTTAAAAAAGAGATAAAATATGCTGAGGAGGTGATGAAGAGATTAGGGTGTACTGTAATCGATGTTACAAATAAAGCTGTAGAAGAAACAGCTAATGTTATATTAAACGTATTAAAAGGAGGAGAGATTTCATGAGTAAAAAGTATGTGTATTTATTTAGTGAAGGCGATGCTTCAATGAGAGACCTCTTAGGAGGAAAAGGCGCAAATCTTGCTGAAATGACGAAGTTGGGTTTACCTGTTCCCCAAGGATTTACAGTCACCACTGAGGCTTGTACAAGGTACTATCAAGATGGTAAGACTATAGCTCCAGAAATTGTTGAACAAATCTATGAATATATGGCTAAATTAGAAGAAATTACAGGTAAAAAATTTGGAGACCCAACAAATCCTTTATTAGTATCTGTAAGGTCTGGCGCGAGAGTTTCAATGCCAGGTATGATGGATACTATTTTAAACCTTGGTTTAAATGACGAAACAGTAGAAGGCCTTGCTAAAGCTACAAACAATGAAAGATTTGCCTATGACAGCTATAGAAGATTTATTCAAATGTTCTCAGATGTTGTAATGGGAATTGACAAGAATAAATTTGAAGCTATTTTAGATGAAGTAAAAGAGGAAAATGGTGCAAAATTTGATACAGATTTAACAGCTGAAAACCTCAAAGAGGTAGTAAAAAGATTTAAAGAACTTTATAAAAAAGAAATGGGAGTAGACTTCCCACAAGATCCAAAAGAACAACTTCTGGAAGCTGTAAAAGCAGTATTTAGGTCTTGGGATAATCCAAGGGCTATAGTGTACAGAAGACTTAACGACATACCAAGTGATTGGGGTACAGCAGTAAATGTCCAATCAATGGTATTTGGCAACATGGGTAATGATTCAGGTACAGGTGTTGCTTTCACAAGGAATCCCGCGACTGGTGAAAAGGCTTTATTTGGCGAATTCTTGATGAATGCTCAAGGTGAAGACGTTGTTGCAGGTATTAGAACGCCTCAACCAATTTCAACTTTGAAAGAGACTATGCCAGAAGTTTATAACCAATTTGCAGAAATTGCTGAGAAATTGGAGAAACACTACAAAGACATGCAGGACATAGAGTTTACTATTGAAAAAGGTAAACTCTACATGCTACAGACAAGAAACGGAAAGAGAACTGCTCAAGCAGCTTTGAAAGTAGCTGTAGACTTAGTGGCTGAAGGTTTAATAGATGAAAAAACAGCAGTCTTAAGAGTAGATCCAAAGCAATTAGATCAGTTATTGCATCCAACCTTTGAACCAAATGCGTTGAAAGCTGCTAAGCCTGTTGCAAAAGGTTTACCTGCTTCTCCTGGTGCTGCATCAGGAAAAGTATATTTTACTGCTGATGAAGCAATAGAAGCTGCGAAATCAAGAGGAGAGAGAGTAATTCTTGTAAGAACAGAGACATCTCCAGATGACATTGAAGGTATGTCTGTAGCACAAGGAATACTTACAACTCGTGGTGGTATGACATCTCACGCAGCTGTTGTTGCAAGAGGTATGGGTACAGCTTGCGTAGTAGGTTGTGGCGATGCAAAGATAGACGAGCAAGCAAAAGTAATGAGAATTGGCGATATAGAAGTTCATGAGGGAGACTACATATCTATAGATGGTAGCACAGGCAATGTTTACATTGGTGAAATAAAGACTGTTACACCTGAGCTAACTGGAGATTTTGCAACTCTCATGAGCTGGGCAGACAAATATAGAAAATTAAAAGTAAAAACTAATGCAGATATACCAAGAGATGCAAAAGTTGCAGTTCAGTTTGGTGCTGAAGGAATAGGCCTTTGCAGGACAGAGCATATGTTCTTTGATGAAGATAGAATTCCTGCTATGAGAGAAATGATTGTCTCAAAGACAGAAGAACAAAGAAGAAAAGCTTTAGAAAAACTATTGCCTATGCAAAGGTCAGACTTTGAAGGTTTGTTTGAAGTTATGGGTGAATTCCCTGTTACTATACGCCTTTTAGATCCACCATTGCATGAATTCTTACCTCATACAGATGAAGAAATTAAAGAACTTGCAGAAAACATGGGGATAACTTTTGAAGAGCTAAAAGCAACAGTAGAAAGCTTAAAAGAGTTTAACCCAATGTTAGGTCATAGAGGCTGTAGATTAGCTATAACCTATCCAGAAATTGCTGAAATGCAGACAAGAGCTATTATAGAGGCTGCTATAAACGTAAAGAAGAAAACAGGCAAAGACGTAAAACCGCAGATTATGATACCACTTGTAGGTGAACTTAAAGAGCTTAAATACCTCAAAGACATAATAGTAAAAGTAGCTGACGAAGTTATAAAACAAAACAATGTTGAAATAAAATACCTTGTAGGAACAATGATAGAGGTACCAAGAGCAGCTCTTACAGCTGACCAAATT
The sequence above is a segment of the Thermoanaerobacter ethanolicus JW 200 genome. Coding sequences within it:
- a CDS encoding pyruvate, water dikinase regulatory protein: MEEGVSIYLVSDSNVDTAENIASIAAAHFDTFIEKIKKYSYVGDKNQIEEIIMEAANDANSIIIHTMVVPELKDYLLKKAQKFGIKIVDVMGPVINAIEDSTGISPHTNLAKNNKEDYLKKIEVIEFAVKYDDGKDAMGILLADVVVIGVSRTSKTPLCMYLAHKYIKAANLPLVPEIEPPQELFEINPKKIFGLTIDPEVLVKIRKERLKSLGLDANAIYATEERVKKEIKYAEEVMKRLGCTVIDVTNKAVEETANVILNVLKGGEIS
- the ppdK gene encoding pyruvate, phosphate dikinase; the encoded protein is MSKKYVYLFSEGDASMRDLLGGKGANLAEMTKLGLPVPQGFTVTTEACTRYYQDGKTIAPEIVEQIYEYMAKLEEITGKKFGDPTNPLLVSVRSGARVSMPGMMDTILNLGLNDETVEGLAKATNNERFAYDSYRRFIQMFSDVVMGIDKNKFEAILDEVKEENGAKFDTDLTAENLKEVVKRFKELYKKEMGVDFPQDPKEQLLEAVKAVFRSWDNPRAIVYRRLNDIPSDWGTAVNVQSMVFGNMGNDSGTGVAFTRNPATGEKALFGEFLMNAQGEDVVAGIRTPQPISTLKETMPEVYNQFAEIAEKLEKHYKDMQDIEFTIEKGKLYMLQTRNGKRTAQAALKVAVDLVAEGLIDEKTAVLRVDPKQLDQLLHPTFEPNALKAAKPVAKGLPASPGAASGKVYFTADEAIEAAKSRGERVILVRTETSPDDIEGMSVAQGILTTRGGMTSHAAVVARGMGTACVVGCGDAKIDEQAKVMRIGDIEVHEGDYISIDGSTGNVYIGEIKTVTPELTGDFATLMSWADKYRKLKVKTNADIPRDAKVAVQFGAEGIGLCRTEHMFFDEDRIPAMREMIVSKTEEQRRKALEKLLPMQRSDFEGLFEVMGEFPVTIRLLDPPLHEFLPHTDEEIKELAENMGITFEELKATVESLKEFNPMLGHRGCRLAITYPEIAEMQTRAIIEAAINVKKKTGKDVKPQIMIPLVGELKELKYLKDIIVKVADEVIKQNNVEIKYLVGTMIEVPRAALTADQIAKEAEFFSFGTNDLTQMTFGFSRDDAGKFLETYYEKKIYEFDPFAKLDQEGVGKLVEMGTKLGRQTRPDLEVGICGEHGGDPSSIEFCHKVGLDYVSCSPYRVPIARLAAAQAAIKYDNK